CGTCTTTCGGTATTACGATTTGACCTTTCTCCCCTAAACTTCTCCTCATATACAATTTCATACCACAAAATATTAATTTGTATGAACTAAAATTTTAACTTTTCCTACTAATTAGTTCGAAATTCTCAGACGACTCTCACATCCAGCCACAATGGAAACTAGAGCCCATGCCCTTCCACCACTTAAAATCTAGATAATGAACAATTTGCCACCATATGATAAAGACGAATTTTATATAATTTATACTAAAGGGTGGTGGGCAGATAGATTATGGGAATAACCGTAGTGACAAAGGACGTGAATGAAGGCGCCCATAGGAGGGTTAAAAGCCGAGGATAGTTTAATTGTTAGTTTTAAGATCATAATTTCAAGGTAAACATGTTCAGGTGGTTGTCGGGTTGAAGGAGGCTATGTTTTATCATAGGCTTGAGGGTGGTGACGTGAAATGTGATTTATGTAATCATCGTTGTCATGTAAGGAATAACGGGAGGGGCATATGCTATGTCAGGGAGAATAAGAACGGCGTCTTATACACCCTGGTTTACGGTAAATTGATTTCCAGGGCTGTTGACCCAGTTGAGAAAAAGCCTTTATTCCATTTCTACCCCGGCTCATCCGCCTACTCGATCGCTACTGTTGGCTGTAACTTCAGATGCTTAAACTGTCAAAACTATGAGATTTCTCAGATGCCCAGGGAAACGAAAAAAATTGTCGGCGAGGATGCGACCCCTGAATCAGTGGTTGAGGAGGCAAGGCTATACCGCTCTAAAAGCATAGCGTACACGTACACCGAACCCACCGTGTTCTACGAGTTCGCGTACGACGTAGCCCGCCTCGCCTCTAAGGAGGGAATTAAAAACGTGTTCGTCACGAACGGATACATCACGGAAGAGGCTTTAAAGGAGATAAGACCATACCTGGACGCCGCGAACATAGACCTCAAAGGATTCTCCGACGAGTTCTACCGTAAGAATTGTGGAGCCAGATTAGACCTAGTCTTGGACACGATCAGATCCTACAAGAAAATGGGGATATGGATCGAATTAACTACGCTTCTCATCCCAACACTTAACGACGATGAAGCCCAGTTGAAGGCGATCGCAGACTTCATCGTAAACTTGGACCCCGGAATCCCGTGGCATATATCCCGCTTCTATCCCATGTACAAGCTGTTGGATTTACCTGAAACCCCCATGAAAAGCTTAGATTCAGCCCGGCGGATTGGAATCGAAGCCGGGTTAAGATACGTTTATCAAGGAAACGTTCCAGGCTCGGAGGGAGAAAACACCTACTGCCATCGATGCGGAGAGCTTCTCATCCACCGATACGGATACCGCATACTAGAGTATAAAATCAAGGATGGACAATGCCCTCGATGCGGGGTAAAAATCGATGGAGTTTGGACGTGAAGCTTACAGTCGCTCAAGGATCAAGGTTACGCGATGGTACGACGCCTTGGCTGAAAGGTATGATGAGCTCTACGGCGAAGAGCAGAGACGTAAGTTTAAGCTAGCTGAGGTAAAGGGAAAAGGGGTCGTATTGGATTGTGGATGTGGAACAGGTCTCCTGCTGGCCAATTTGTCCCCTGGGCCCATGACCGTTGGCCTAGACCTCTCTGAGAAAATGCTTCGACAAGCGAAGAAAAGGCTAGGCAGTGGGGTCCACCTTGTTCAAGGAGACGCCTTGACACCTCCGTTCAAGGCCTCGGCCTTTGACACCGTGTATTCGTTCACCGTCATAGAGCCCGAGCGGTGCGAAACCTTCATCAAGGCGATTAGCGGCCTGCTGAGGGAGGGAGGAATGGTGGTTCTATCGGCTTTAAAGAAAAGCTTTAACCCCCAAATCCTCAGAAGTCTCACGGAAGCTTCAGGTTTAACGCCCGTTGACGTAATGGATGTTGAAGGGGTTAAGGATTATGT
The genomic region above belongs to Candidatus Bathyarchaeia archaeon and contains:
- the amrS gene encoding AmmeMemoRadiSam system radical SAM enzyme; this translates as MKEAMFYHRLEGGDVKCDLCNHRCHVRNNGRGICYVRENKNGVLYTLVYGKLISRAVDPVEKKPLFHFYPGSSAYSIATVGCNFRCLNCQNYEISQMPRETKKIVGEDATPESVVEEARLYRSKSIAYTYTEPTVFYEFAYDVARLASKEGIKNVFVTNGYITEEALKEIRPYLDAANIDLKGFSDEFYRKNCGARLDLVLDTIRSYKKMGIWIELTTLLIPTLNDDEAQLKAIADFIVNLDPGIPWHISRFYPMYKLLDLPETPMKSLDSARRIGIEAGLRYVYQGNVPGSEGENTYCHRCGELLIHRYGYRILEYKIKDGQCPRCGVKIDGVWT
- a CDS encoding class I SAM-dependent methyltransferase, translated to MEFGREAYSRSRIKVTRWYDALAERYDELYGEEQRRKFKLAEVKGKGVVLDCGCGTGLLLANLSPGPMTVGLDLSEKMLRQAKKRLGSGVHLVQGDALTPPFKASAFDTVYSFTVIEPERCETFIKAISGLLREGGMVVLSALKKSFNPQILRSLTEASGLTPVDVMDVEGVKDYVVVCFKRNGWKSPPKPCLSSPCPKHRQRGR